The window TCTGGACTCACCCCGGCATCGTGCTGACCCCGCACGACGCCTGCGATGTCACGTTACCTGCGGTGGGCCAGACCATCCTGGCGACCGCCGAAGCACTGCAGGCCGGGATGCGGCCGAAGGACGCGGTGGATCGCAGCCGGGGCTACTGAGGCCGTCATGCCCGGCCTTGTGCCGGGCATCCACGTTCTCGCAGGACATCGTGGATGGCCGGGACATCCAGCGAAGCCGCGCTTCGCGCTTTGGCCCGGCCATGACGGAAACTACTCCACCGCCAGCCCGTAGACCGCCGCCGACGCTTCCAGCCAGTGCAGGAAACTTCCGGCATAACTCCGCGCCACCGCGATATGAATCGTCGGCGCTTCATCGACCTTCCACAGCGTCGCGCCGATATGGGCGATCTGCGTCACCGCGACACTGCCGGCTGGAAATGCCGGCGCGCTCAGATCGATCGCGACACCCTTGGCGAGCGTCTCCAGCAGCGCCGGGCCTGACAGCCGCAGCACGCCATAGGCAACGGATTGGTCGACCACCGACGCCAGCCCTTCGAGCCGCTGCGCGAGGCCCTCGACAAAGCGAGGTGCGCGCGCGTCGTGGGTCACCAGCCAACGGCCGGGACCGGTGCCGAGGAACGAGAGGGAGTCGCCGCCCGATCCATGCGGGCCTGCGGGCAGGGTGATGTCGAACTGTTCTTTCACCGCGGCGGCGAGCGCCGCGGTCTGTCCCCGGCGCACCATGACGGTGGCGAGGGCGAGGCCGATGCGTTCGCGCGCGACCACGCCGCGACCGCTGCCGGCCGGGCGCAGATGGGCGAAGGCGGAGACGGGGACGAGATCAAGCACGCAGCCGCACTCCTTCTGGATCGACGAAGATGGGCAACACCACTTCGAGGTCGAGATCGGCCGAACGGATCGGATCCCAGGCGCGAATGATTTCGCCGAGCCGTTCGGTGCCGCGCGCGAGCAGGCCGAGCCCGATCCAGTGCCCGGTCACCGGGCTGAACGCCGTCGAGGTGATGTAGCCATCATTGCTGTCCGGCGACGGCGTCACGCCGCGGGCAAACAAAAGCGCGCCGTTGCGCAGGCGTTTTGTGCGATCCACCGGTTGTAAGCCGACTAGGATTGGTCGCGCGGTATCGATCAGCGCCTCGCGCCCGGCCATGGTGCGGCCGATGTAGTCTTTCTTCTGCGACATCATCCGCCCGAGACCGAGGTCGCGCGCCACGGTCTGGCCGTTGAGTTCGGAGCCGGCGACATGGCCCTTCTCGATCCGCATCACGGAGAGCGCCTCGGTGCCGTACAGTGCAACGTCGAACGCCTTGCCCGCCGTCATCAGCGCGCGCAGCAATGCCTCGCCATAGCCGGCGGGCGCCGCGATTTCGTAAGCGAGTTCGCCGGAGAACGAGACCCGGAACAGCCGCAGCGGAATATCGCCGAGATAAAACTCCGCGCAGGCGAGATATGGAAACGCCTCGTTGGAAATATCGATGGCATCGCCGAGCAATGCCTGCAGCAGCGCGCGGGATTGCGGCCCGGCGACCGCATATTGCGCCCATTGCTCGGTCACCGACACCATCTGCACGTCGAGATCGGGCCACAGGATCTGGTGACAGTATTCGAGATGCTGCATCACCTTGCCGGCATTCACCGTGGTGGTGGTCATCACATAGTGGTCCTGCGACAGCCGGGCGACGGTGCCGTCGTCCATCACAAAACCGTCCTCGCGCAGCATCACGCCGTAGCGCACCTTGCCGACCGGCAGGGTCGAGAAGGTGTTGATGTAGACGCGGTCGAGAAACGTGCCGACGTCGCTGCCGAGCAGCGCGATCTTGCCGAGGGTCGAGACGTCGCAGATGCCGGCGCTGGCGCGCACGGCCTGAACCTCGCGCGTCACGCTCGTGAGCCAGTCGCCCTCGCCGGGCGCGTTGAACCATTGCGCGCGCATCCATTGTCCGGCCTCGACGAAGGTGGCGTTCGCTGCGGCTGAGTAAGTGTGGCTCGCGGTCAGCCGCGTCGGCTTGAAATGTTTTCCGGTATGCAGCCCCGCAAAGGCGCCGATCGCCACCGGCACATAAGGCGGCCGTGCCCGCGTCGCGCCGGTCTCGGCGATGGTCTTCTGGATTGTATCCGCGAGGATGGCGAGGCCGTTGACGTTGGAGGTCTTGCCCTGGTCGGTGGCCATGCCCAAAGTGGTGTAACGCTTCAGCTGCTCGACCGAGCGGAAACCTTCCTGCGCGGCGAGGGTCACGTCCTTGGCAGTAACGTCGTTCTGCAGATCGACAAAGGCCTTGCGGCGCGATCCCGCGAACAGCCAGACCGGCTTGCCGTCGCAGGCCTCGTCGCTCGTCAGCATCGGTTTCGGCACCAGCGCGGTAAAGCCCGCACGTGTTGCCGCTTCCGAGCCGATGCGTGCGCCATTCTGCAAGGCTTCCGCCAGCGTCCATTGCGCCGCCGCGGCGCCGGCGATCTCCATGCCCCTCGGCATGTCATCGCAAAGAAACGCCGACTTCGCCTCCGACCAGTTCGCCTTGCCGCCGAGATGGGTGGCGATGCCGACGCTGGGCGTCCAGCCACCGGAGACGCCGAGCGTATCGGCGGCGATGGTCTGGGCTTTGCCCTTGCTGTCGACGATCGTGACCGACTTCAGCCGGCGATAGCCTGAGGTGTCGGTGATATGGGCGCCGAGAAACGGCGGCGCGCCCGCCGCGAGCTTGCGCACCTCGGGCGATACCGCCGTGCGCGCATCGATCACCGCGGCAATTTCGACGCCCGCCTTGTGCAGATCGAATGCGCTGCGCCAGCCGTCATCGGAGGTGGTGAAGATCGCGACGCTCTGGCCGGCTGCGACGCCGAACCGGTGCAGATAGGTCCGCAGCGCCGAGGCCAGCATGATTCCCGGCCGGTCATTGCCGGGGAATACGAGAGGGCGTTCCTGCGCGCCGGCGGCGAGCACGCATTGTTTCGCGACGATCTTCCACAACCGCTGCCGCGGCGTGAAGTCGGGCGGCGCGACGAGATGGTCGGAGACCCGCTCGATCGCGCCATATTCGCCATCATAGGCGCCGAACACCGCGGTGCGCCGGAGAATGCGGACGTTCGGCAATGTGTTCAGTTCAGCTTCGGCCAGCGCCGCCCAAGATGCCGCGGAGACGCCGTCGATCTGGGCGCTTTCCGCCAGCAACCGTCCACCGAGCGCAAAATCCTCTTCCGCCAGGATCACGCGCGCGCCGGCCCGGCCGGCGGCGAGCGCAGCGGCGAGGCCTGCAGGCCCGGCGCCGATCACCAGCAGGTCGCAGAAGGCGTGGGACTTTTCGTAACTGTCGGGATCGTCCTGGCCGCTGAGCGCGCCCAAGCCGGCCGAACGCCGGATCGCCGGCTCATAGAATTTTTCCCAGAACGAAGCCGGCCACATGAAGGTCTTGTAGTAGAAGCCGGCATTCAGCAGGGGACCTGCGAGCTGATGCACCGCGCGCAGATCGAAATTCGGCGACGGCCAGCAGTTCTGGCTGGTGGCCTCGAGCCCGTCGAACAACTCGACCGTGGTGGTTTTTGTATTCGGCTCGGCGCGCGCGCCGTTGCGCAGGGTCACCAGCGCATTCGGCTCTTCCGGCCCGGCCGAAAAGATGCCGCGCGGCCGGTGATATTTGAACGAGCGACCGACCAGCATGATGTTGTTGGCGAGCAGTGCCGAGGCCAACGTGTCTCCGGCATAGCCGCTATAGGCCTTGCCGTCGAAGCGGAAGCTCACCGGCTGCGAACGATGGATCAATCCGGCGGAGGCGAGGCGGCGCGGCTGACTCATGACGTGGTCTCGTCGTGCGCCAGTGCGGCGTTGATGATCTCGTGGGTGCTGACGTTGCGCGTCACCTTCAGCCAGGCGTGACAGCCGGCGGAATGGTACCAGTGTTCCTGATGCACGCCGGCAGGATTGTCGCGCAGATAGACATAGTCGTACATCGCATTCGCGTCGGCCGTGCCCGCATCGGGCCGCGTCAGCGTGGCGTCGCCGTGGTAGGCGAATTCGGAGGCGTCGCGGGGGCCGCAAAAGGGGCAGGGGATGCGCATGATGCTCAGTGCAGGTTGGGTTGGGCGCCCTGGCCCTTTTCGTCGAGGAGTTGGCCGGTTCTGAAACGATCGAACCGCAAGCCGGTGGCGGCGGGATGCGGCGCGTCCTTCGCCAGCAGATGCGCGAACACGAAACCGGAGCCCGGCGTCGCCTTGAAGCCGCCATAGCACCAGCCGGCATTGAGATAGAGCCCGTCGATATCAGTGCGGTCGATGATCGGCGAGCCGTCCATCGACATGTCGACGAGGCCGCCCCAGTTGCGCAGCATCCGGGCGCGACCGATCGAAGGCATCAGCGCCATGCCGCCTTCGCAGACGTCCTCGACCACTGGCAGGTTGCCGCGCTGGGCATAGGAGTTGTAGCCGTCGATGTCGCCGCCGAACACCAGCCCGCCCTTGTCGGACTGGCTGATGTAGAAATGCCCGGCGCCGAAGGTGATGACCCCGGGGATCACCGGCTTCAGACCCTCGGAGACAAACGCTTGCAACACATGGCTTTCGATCGGCAGCCGCAGCCCGGCCATGGCCGCGACGCGCGAGCTGGAGCCGGCGACGGCCAGGCCGACCTTCTTCGCCCGGATTTTTCCGCGCGAGGTGGTGACGCCCACGACCTTGCCGGCGACGATGTCGATCCCGGTCACTTCGCAGTTCTGGATCACATCGACGCCGTGGTCGCTGGCGCCGCGGGCAAAGCCCCAGGCCACCGCATCATGGCGCACGGTGCCGCCGCGCTTCTGCAGCAGCCCGCCCTGGATCGGAAACCGTGCCGCGTCGAAATTCAGGAACGGATAGAGTCGGCGCACGCCGTCGCGGTCGAGCAGCTCGGCATCGGCGCCGTTCAAAAGCATCATGTTGCCGCGGCGCGCATAGGCGTCGCGCTGGCCGTCGGAATGAAACAGGTTGAGTACGCCGCGCTGGCTGACCATGGCGTTGTAATTGAAGTCCTGCTCGAGGCCTTCCCATAGCTTCAGCGAGAATTCGTAGAGCGCGATGTTCGGCGACAGCAGGTAGTTGGAGCGAATGATGGTGGTGTTGCGGCCGACATTGCCGCTGCCGATCCAGCTCTTTTCCAGCACCGCGATATTTCTGAGGCCGTATTCCTTGGCGAGGTAATACGCCGTCGCCAGCCCATGGCCGCCGCCGCCGACGATGACGATGTCGTATTCGTCCCTGGGCGCGGCGTCGCGCCATTGCGGCGTCCAGCCTTTATGGCCCGCCAGCGTCTGCGTGATCAGGGAAGTCAGCGAATAGCGCATCGGAAAATCCGGGTGTCGACCAGGTTGTCAGTGTCGCCCAATGCGGGTGCCGACACTAGGCCAAAAGCGACACAGAATGGTCTATTAGCGACATCATGGAATGGCTGAAATCTGCGCGTTCAAGGCGCCGCGAGCCAGAAGCCGCCGACCACGAGCACGACAGCCAGTAAACCGATGATTCCAAGGACGGCCGCCGTGATGGCGAGCAGGCCGTGGGCGTCGAGCCATCCGCGTAACGCTTTTTCCATCGCCTGGCGTGCTCCCGCTGAATTGAATGTTGTTTTGCCGATCGGCAGCGTATCAAACGGCCACCCCGCCGTCTCGCCGTTCTGCCTCACCTGGAGATCATCATGGACCATCTGCACATCCAGGGCATCGACATGCCCAAACTCGGCCTTGGCACCTTTCGCCTGCAGGGCGATGCCTGCCGCGCCGCGGTGGAGAGCGCGCTCGGGCTCGGCTATCGCCACATCGACACCGCCGAGATGTATGGCAACGAGGACGGCGTCGGCGCCGGGATCAAGGCTTCCGGTGTCGCCCGGAAGGATATCCACGTCACCACAAAGGTCTGGCACGAGAACCTGGCGCCGGATGCGATCCGGCGCTCGTTCGATGCCAGCCTTGCCAAGCTCAAGCTGGATCATGTCGATCTCTATCTGGTGCACTGGCCGTCGAAGGGCATGAACCTGCCGGCGATGTTCGAGACGTTGATGAAGCTGAAGCAGGAAGGCCGCACCCGCGCCATCGGCGTCGCCAATTTCACCGTCGCGCTCCTGAAGACCGTGGTCGAGGAGATCCGCGCCCCGATCGCTTGCAACCAGATCGAATATCACGTGCTGCTCGACCAGACCAAGGTGAAGACCTATCTCGCCAGCAAGTCGATCCCGCTGGTGGGCTATTGCCCGCTGGCGCAGGGCAAGGTGACCGACAATGAAGTCCTGAAAACCATCGGCGCCAAGCACAACGCCAGCGCGGCGCAGGTGGCGCTGAAATGGCTGCTCGATCAGGATGGTGTCGCGGCGATCCCGAAGGCCTCGCGCGCGGAAAGCCAGCAGGCCAATCTCGATGCGCTCAAACTGACGCTCGACGACGCGGACCGCAAGGCGATCGCAGCCTTGCCGAAAAACCAGCGGCTGGTGAATCCCGCGTTTATGGAAGGGTGGGAGTGAACTTCTTCCCCTCTCCCACCTTGCGCAGCTTCGCTGCGCTGGGGGAGAGGGGAAAAGGAAGCCAGTTCACTTATGCGAATGCGGCTTTTTCTTCGCCTCGACCTTCTTCGCGCCGGTCGGGATCATCACCACGCGGCCATATTTGACGCCGCGTTCGGCGATGATGTGATCGGCGAAGTGCTGCACTTCGTCGCCTTTGCCGCGCAGCGCGGTGACTTCCATGCAGTTGTCGTCGTCGAGATGAACGTGCAGCGTCGCCAGCGAGAGGTCGTGGTGGCCGTGATAGTTCTCCACCAGCCGGCGCGACAGGTCGCGCGCGGCGTGGTCGTAGACATAGACCAGGGCCGCGACGCATTCACCGGCCTTGCCCTTCTCCTGCGCCGCCTGCTGCATGCCGGCGCGGGCGAAATCGCGGATCGCCTCGGAGCGATTCTGATAGCCGTGCTCGGCGATCATGCTGTCCAGCTCTTCCATCAAATCGTCGTCGAGCGTGATCGTAATGCGCTGCATGCGGTCCTCTCAAAAGTATGACGAATGTTTGACTTCGTCATACCGGTCATGTCAGTTTGCGGTCGTTGAAACCAACATAGCCCGCCCGGCGTTACGGCGGGACTCATTCATCGCGCGCGGGGCGCTGAGGGGCGATGCATCGATTTTCCTGTGCATCGGCCGGGCTTGTGCTGGCGGGACTGGGGGCATCGGGCGCCCACGCGCAAAATGCCGCGTCCGGCGTGACCTCGTTGCCTGCCGTCGAAGTCGTGGCGCCGCGCGGGCGCCATAGCGCGAAGTTGAAACGGCTTCCTGATTCTGGGAGAGCCAGCCCATCGAATTCGGACCAGGCCGGAAACCGGCGTCCTGCCGTCATTGCCGAAACCGCCGCACCGGTGCCGGTCGCTTCCGCCAGCGAAAAAACCGTCAGCGGAGCCGACGTCAATGCGCGTCCGTTCTCGCGCCCGGCCGAAGCCCTCGAAGTGGTGCCTGGCCTGATCGTCACCCAGCACAGCGGCGACGGCAAAGCCAATCAGTATTTTCTGCGCGGCTTCAATCTCGACCACGGCACCGATCTGGCGATCGATATCGATGGCATGCCGGTCAACATGCGCACCCACGCCCATGGCCAGGGCTATGCCGATCTGAATTTCCTGATTCCGGAACTGATCGGTTCGGTCAACATCCGCAAGGGGCCGTATTTTGCCGACGAGGGCGATTTTTCCTCGGTCGGATCGGTGCACATCAACCTGCTCGACAGTGTCACCAAAACCATGGCGTCGATCACCGCCGGGAGTTTTGGTTATCGCCGCGGCTTTGGCGTCACATCGACAAAACTCGGCGAGGGCACTCTGCTCGTGGCCGGCGAAGTGCAGGGCTACAACGGCCCGTGGGATAATCCCGACAATCTGCGCAAGCTGAACGGCGTGATGCGCTACAGCCAGGGCACGACGGATGACGGCCTTTCGCTCACCGCGATGGCCTATGCCAACAAATGGAATTCCACCGATCAGATTCCGGCACGGGCGATCGCGTCGGGCGAGATCGGCCGCTATGGCGCGCTCGATCCAAGCGACGGCGGCAATTCCAATCGCTTTTCGCTGTCCGGGCGCTGGGCGCGCAGCGACGACGAAGGCTCCTCGAAAGCGAATTTCTATGTCATCAAGAGCTCGCTCAACCTGTGGAATAACTTCACCTACTTTCTGAGCGATCCCGTCAACGGCGACCAGTTTCACCAGCACGACGATCGCGTGCTCGGCGGCCTCAGCGGCTCGCACACCTTCAACAGCCAGTTTGCCGGCCTGCCGATGCAAACCGAGGTCGGTGTGCAAACTCGCTACGACGACATCCGGCTCGATCTGAGCAATACCGTGCGGCGTCAATTCCTGTCGCCTGTCCGTAGCGACGCGGTGAAGGAAGGCAGCGTCGGCGTCTTCGTGCAGAATACGCTGTTCTGGACCGACTGGCTGCGCAGCAGCATCGGCTGGCGCGGCGACTATTATGACACTTCAGTGCTGTCATATTTTGCGCCGGCCAATTCCGGTACCGCCAATGCGTTTATTGGCAGTCCGAAATTCGGCCTCGTGCTTGGCCCGTTTGCGAAGACAGAGTTCTTCCTCAATGCCGGCGAGGGCTTTCACAGCAATGACGCCCGCGGCGTCACCATCATGGAATCGCCACTCGATGGTTCGGCGGTGGAGCGCTCGCCCTTTCTGGTGAAGACGAAAGGCGCCGAAGTTGGTTTGCGCACGAAAATCATTCCCGGCCTGACCAGTTCGCTCGCCTTCTTCATGCTGGATTCCGCCTCGGAGATTTTGTTCGTTGGCGATGCCGGCGATACCGAAGCCAGCCGCCCCAGCCGCCGCATCGGCATCGAATGGACCAATGATTATCGCCCGTTCTCTTGGCTCAGCCTTGAGGGCGACATCGCGGTGACCCGTGCGCGCTTTCGCGGCGACGACTCGGAGCAGGCGGCAACCTATGCATCGCTGGCCGGCTATCCCGCCTCGCAGATCGGCAATGCGCCCGGCAATTTCATTCCCGGCGCGCCGAACATGATCGCCACCGCGGGGGTCCGGCTTGGCGAAGCCACCGGATGGTTTGGCGCGTTGCGCTATCGCTATTTCGGGCCGCGGCCGCTCACCGAAGACGGTGCCTTCGTCTCGCCGGCCACCGGCTTGCTGAACGGCCAGTTCGGCTATCGCTTCGCCAATGGCTGGCGCATTCAGCTCGATGGTTTCAACCTGCTCGACAGCCAATCCGACCAGATCACCTATGCTTATGGATCGCTGCTGAAAACGGATTCGTTGTTCGCCATGTGCTTCCCGGCGTCGGGGGCGCCTACAGTGCCAAGCGCGGTGTGCCAGACCGGCGTGATGGACCGGGTGCTGCATCCGGTCGAGCCGCTGGCGATCCGCGTCACAGTCGCAGGATCATTCTGATTGCCGCAGTGCAGCTTGCGCTATTTTGGCGGCCGGATCATCATCTCTTCATAAAAAGGAAAATCCTGGAATCATCATAGGGAGGCACCATGCGAGCGCACGAGGCCCTGAATCCAATATCGTTCATCACGGCCCTATGGGCAGCAACAGGATTTTTCATGTCATCGGGCAATGCCGCCACCTTCGTCTATGTCGGCAATGCCGATAGCCAGGATGTCTCCGTTCTCGAACTGAAAGCGAATGGCGATCTGGCGCCGGTGGAAACCATGGCGGTGCCGGGTCCCGCCAAGCCGGGCGGCTCGCTGCCGCTGGTGGTCAGCCCGGAGAAACATCGCCTTTACGTCGGCCTGCGCAACGAACCGTATTCGGCGGTCACTTTCGAGATCGACGCACAGTCCGGAAAGCTCAAGCTGGTCGGGCCCGGCCCGCTGGCGGATTCGATGGCCTATCTGGCGATCGATCGCAGCGGGCGATTTCTGCTCAGCGCGTCCTATGGCGGCAACAAGGTCGCGGTCAATCCGATCGGGCCCAATGGCGTCATCGCGCCGGCGCAGCAGGTCATCGCTACCGAACCGAATGCGCATTGTATCATCTTCGATCCCACCAACCGCTATGTGCTGCACACCAGTCTCGGCGGCGACGTCATCTATCAGCAGAAGTTCGACGCCAAGACGGGTACGCTGTCGCCGAACGATCCGCCGACCGTCAGCGTCAAGGCCAAGGGCGGTCCGCGCCATCTGGTGTTTTCGCCGGACAAGCAGTTCGTCTATCTGCTCGACGAACTCGATGCGGCGATCTACGTCTTCCCGTGGGATGCCGCGACCGGCACGCTGAAGAAGGAGATCCAGGTCGCGTCCGCGCTGCCGAAGGGATTCGATGGCAAGCCGTGGGCGGCGGATATCCACCTCACGCCGGATGGCAAATTTCTCTACGCCTCCGAGCGCACCACCAGCACGCTGGCGGCGTTTCGCATCGACGAGAAAACCGGGGGGCTCACTCCGATCGATTCTTATCCGACGGAAAAGCAGCCGCGCGGCTTCAGCATCGATGCTTCCGGCCGCTATCTGCTGTCGGTCGGTCAGCTCTCCAACAGCATGACCAGCTACGCCATCGACAAGGCGACCGGCAAGCTGACCAAACTAAAGGAATATCCGGTGGGCAAGAACCCGAACTGGGTCGAGATCGTCGATCTTCCTTGATCGAATGTGAGCGTTGCGGCGAGGCCGTAAGTGGCGAGCGTCCGGCCCTCGCGGGTCATCACGGCGGTGGCCGCCGCGGGCAGGCCCGTAGGCAGCAAGGGCGCATAGTCTGATGAGGGTTGCCTCGTTGGACCGCCCCGCTTCTCGATCGCTTCGATTTTACCGCTTTGCCCCCGCAGTCTCCACCTTTAGAGTGCCGCCGCGTCGACACCTCTCGCTGGCTGGAGCATGCACGATCTTATTCGCGATATCACGCTGTGCATCCTGTTTGCGTGGGGCATCGGGCTGGCCGCGCATTTCTTCCGGCAGCCGCTGATTCTGGCCTATTTGATCGCCGGCTTCATCATTGGGCCCTTCGGCATCGGCTTGGTCAAGTCCGAGGAGTCGATCAGCACCATCTCCGAACTCGGCCTGATCTTCATGCTGTTCATGATCGGGCTGGAGATCGATCTGAAGAAGATCGTCCGCGCCGGCCGCGTCATCCTGTTCGCCGCCGGCGGGCAGTTGATCGGGGGCTGTGTGCTCGGCGCGCTGTTCTTCATGGCCATCGGCCTGCCGCTCGGCGATGGCGGTTTCGACGCGCTGTATCTGTGCATCGCCTGCGCGCTGTCCTCCACCGTGGTCATCGTCAAGGTGCTGTACGAGAAGCGCGAGCTCGACACGCTGCCCGGCCGCATCACGCTGGGCGTCCTGGTGCTGCAGGACATCTTTGCGATCCTGTTCCTGGCGGTGCAGCCGAGCCTCGCCGATCTGCAGGTCAGCGTCATCGTGCTGTCGATGGCCCGGGTCGGCGTGCTGGTCGCTACCGCTTTGGTGCTGAGCCGCTACGTGCTGCCGCATCTGTTTCACCAGATCGCGCGGCGGCCGGAGCTGGTGCTGCTCGGCGCGCTGGCGTGGTGCTTCCTGATCGGGGAGATCGCCGAGCGGTTGCATCTGTCGCGCGAGATGGGCTCGCTGGTGGCCGGCGTGTCGCTCTCCACCTTCCCCTATGCGCTCGACGTCACCGCCAAGGTGACGACGCTGCGGGATTTCTTCATCACGCTGTTCTTCGTCGCGCTGGGCATGACGATCCCGATTCCCAACCTGTCGGTGATCGGCCTGGCATTGATCATCGCCGCCTTCACCGTCGTCAGCCGGGTGCTGACCACTTTCACGCCGCTGTATCTGATGAAGCAGGGCCTGCGCGCCAGCCTGCTGCCGGCGCTGAACCTGGCGCAGATCAGCGAGTTTTCGCTGGTGATCATCCAGACCGGCATCGCCGCCGGCCATATCAAGACCCAGACCTCGAGCGCTGCGTCCTTTGCCTTCGTCCTGCTCGCGGTGCTCTCCACTTTCGCGATGGTGCGCAGCGACCAGATCACGCGGCTGCTGATCGGCCCCTTGAAGCGGATCGGGATTCGCGACCTCGACCACGGCCAGGAACAGGCCGGGCACGCCGCCGGCCATGGCGACGCCCGCCGCATCGTTATCCTCGGTTTCTTCCGCGCCGCCAGCGCGCTGCTCAGCGAGATCGAGCGTCAGAACCAGTCACTGCTCGACCAGATCAGCGTGGTCGACTTCAATCCCAACGTCTTCCGCACCCTCGTCGAGCGTGGCCAGCACGTGATCTACGGCGACATCAGCAATGTCGATACGCTCACCCATGCCGGCGTCGGCAAGGCCGAGATCATCATCCTCAGCGTGCCCGACTCGCTCCTGAAGGGCGCCAACAACGAAAAGCTGGTGCGCCACGTCCGCTCGATCAATCCGACCGCGAAGATCATCTCGACCGCCGATTTGCTGAGCGACGTCCCTGACATCTACGCCGCCGGCGCGGACTACGTTACCGTGACGCGGCTCAGCGATGCCCATACGCTCTACGAGGTGATCGACGCTGCCGATCAGGGCCTGCTGGATGACAAGCGCGCCGAGATGGACACGCAGCTCGCCGAGCGCCGCGAAGTGCTGCCATAGCCATCTCTATGCCTCGGCACCGGCGGTTGTGCGGGCGGCAGCGTGGCGGGCGGGCAGTGCCAGTCCGGCGAATGCACCCATCGCCGACAAAACCGCGGCAATGCTGACGGCGGCGCCAAATCCGGAGCTGAACGCCTGCGGTGTATCAAGGTTGCCGGCGCGGTCGAACACCGCGACCAGGGCGGCGATACCGAACGCGCCGCCGAGGAAGCGGAACATGTTGAAGGCGCCGGACGCCTTGCCGATTTCGGAAACCGCAACGGCATTGATCACGGCATTCTGTGCCGCGGGCATCGCCAGGGAAACGCCGGCGCCGGCAACGATCATCGGCGCCACCAGGGACGTATAGGCCGCATCCGGCGTGGCGACGAGCGCGATCCATCCCATGCCCATCGCCTGGAGCAGCAGACCGCCGACAACGAGCGTGCGTTCTCCCAGCCTGTTCACCAGACGGCCGCCGAGCGGCGCAAATACGAACAACGTTGCCGTCCACGGCAAGATGCGCAGGCCGGCGCCGAGCGCACCGAAGCCCTGCGCGGTCTGGAAGAACTGCACCACGAAGAACAGGACGCCATACATGGCGGCGTAGAACAGCAGGCTGGCGCCGATGCCCGCAGCGAAAGCGCGGATCCGGAAGAACCGCATCGGCAACATCGGTTGAG is drawn from Nitrobacteraceae bacterium AZCC 2146 and contains these coding sequences:
- a CDS encoding Kef-type K+ transport system membrane component KefB (product_source=COG0475; cath_funfam=3.40.50.720; cog=COG0475; pfam=PF00999,PF02254; superfamily=51735,81452; transmembrane_helix_parts=Outside_1_4,TMhelix_5_24,Inside_25_28,TMhelix_29_48,Outside_49_52,TMhelix_53_71,Inside_72_83,TMhelix_84_106,Outside_107_115,TMhelix_116_138,Inside_139_149,TMhelix_150_169,Outside_170_178,TMhelix_179_201,Inside_202_213,TMhelix_214_231,Outside_232_267,TMhelix_268_290,Inside_291_291,TMhelix_292_314,Outside_315_328,TMhelix_329_348,Inside_349_354,TMhelix_355_372,Outside_373_574); translation: MHDLIRDITLCILFAWGIGLAAHFFRQPLILAYLIAGFIIGPFGIGLVKSEESISTISELGLIFMLFMIGLEIDLKKIVRAGRVILFAAGGQLIGGCVLGALFFMAIGLPLGDGGFDALYLCIACALSSTVVIVKVLYEKRELDTLPGRITLGVLVLQDIFAILFLAVQPSLADLQVSVIVLSMARVGVLVATALVLSRYVLPHLFHQIARRPELVLLGALAWCFLIGEIAERLHLSREMGSLVAGVSLSTFPYALDVTAKVTTLRDFFITLFFVALGMTIPIPNLSVIGLALIIAAFTVVSRVLTTFTPLYLMKQGLRASLLPALNLAQISEFSLVIIQTGIAAGHIKTQTSSAASFAFVLLAVLSTFAMVRSDQITRLLIGPLKRIGIRDLDHGQEQAGHAAGHGDARRIVILGFFRAASALLSEIERQNQSLLDQISVVDFNPNVFRTLVERGQHVIYGDISNVDTLTHAGVGKAEIIILSVPDSLLKGANNEKLVRHVRSINPTAKIISTADLLSDVPDIYAAGADYVTVTRLSDAHTLYEVIDAADQGLLDDKRAEMDTQLAERREVLP